One window of Diabrotica undecimpunctata isolate CICGRU chromosome 8, icDiaUnde3, whole genome shotgun sequence genomic DNA carries:
- the RpS8 gene encoding small ribosomal subunit protein eS8, with the protein MGISRDHWHKRRATGGKRKPLRKKRKFELGRPAANTKLGARRIHYVRTRGGNLKYRALRIEKGNFAWGSEGTARKTRIIDVVYNASNNELVRTKTLVKNAIVVIDATPFRQWYENHYILPLGRKKGAKLTTEDEEIFNKKRSKKVQKKYETRQKTAKVEPALEEQFQTGRLLACLASRPGQCGRADGYVLEGKELEFYIRKIKSKKAK; encoded by the exons ATGG GTATTAGTAGAGACCATTGGCATAAACGGAGGGCCACAGGAGGCAAAAGGAAACCTCTCCGTAAGAAGAGGAAGTTCGAATTAGGACGCCCAGCCGCAAATACCAAGCTTGGAGCTCGTAGAATTCACTATGTCCGTACACGAGGCGGTAACTTGAAATATCGTGCATTGAGGATTGAAAAAGGAAATTTCGCATGGGGCAGCGAAGGTACTGCTCGTAAAACACGTATTATTGATGTCGTTTACAATGCCAGTAATAACGAATTGGTACGTACCAAAACATTGGTAAAAAATGCCATCGTTGTTATTGATGCAACCCCTTTCAGACAATGGTATGAAAACCACTACATTTTACCTTTAGGGCGCAAGAAGGGGGCAAAATTG ACAACAGAAGATGAAGAAATTTTCAATAAGAAACGTAGTAAAAAAGTACAGAAAAAATATGAAACTAGGCAAAAAACAGCTAAAGTAGAACCTGCTCTAGAAGAACAATTCCAAACTGGAAGATTATTAG CTTGCTTAGCATCAAGGCCAGGACAATGTGGTAGAGCTGATGGTTACGTCTTGGAAGGCAAAGAACTGGAATTCTACATTCGTAAGATTAAGTCTAAGAAagctaaataa